In the genome of Syntrophorhabdaceae bacterium, the window CGGAGAGCGGAGAGCAAAGGAAGAAGCTTGTGAGGCGTTATAATGGAGATTCTTGAAGCGATCATCAGCCGCATAGACATTGACGCCCCGGTGAAAGAGGTCAGGAAAGGTGTTTTCTGGACCGCGGTGGTGAGCAGGTTTTGCGGACTTTCATCTACCATGCTGAAGGAATACTGCACAGATGAAGACATAGACGAAAGCGCCCCTGCTTCTCTAACGGAAAATTCAGCCCTTGAACTTGCGCAATTCGCCCTCTCTCGTGACATATCCAGGGCTTCCTTAGGGCTTGCGGCGATAAATTCCCTCATTGAGATCGACGGGTCGCGTTCTGTCGAGGTCAACGCGGGAGAATTATTGTTGCGAGAAGGGACAGGCAAAAACGTTTCGGTCATCGGCCATTTTCCCTTTACGGATGCCTTAAAGAAGATCGTGAAGAATCTCTGGGTCATCGAAAAAAGGCAGAGATCAGGCGATTATCCTGAAGACGATGCAGAAAAATACCTCCCTCAATCGGATATAGTGGCGATTTCAAGCACAACGCTTATAAACCACACACTGCCGGGACTGCTCAGATCATGCCCCGCAAAGAGTATCAAGATGCTCCTTGGGCCGACAACCCCTATGAGCACGGCGTTATTTGATTATGGGATCGATATTATTTCGGGCAGCAAGGTTACAGATGAAGCAGGTGCGCTGAAACACATAAGCGAGGGGGCCAACTTCAGGCAGTTGAAAAGGACAGGGACGGTAAAGCTGATAACCATGATGCGAACCGGCTAATATTTGCTATAATATAGACAGCACAATCATTAAGGAGGCAGGGACAGGCTATGCACGAGTACAGCGATAAGGTTATTCAGCACTTTAAAAACCCAAAAAACGTCGGCACCATAGAAGACGCAAACGGAATAGGCGAGATAGGCGATCCTTCCTGCGGTGATTTTTTGAGGGTTTATGTCAAAGTCGACAATGATGTCGTCACCGACGTGAAATACCAGATAAGGGGCTGTCCTGCGTCTATAGCATGCGCAAGCGCCATGACAGAACTCACAATAGGAAAAAATCTTGACGATGCGATGATGCTTACCGAAGACGACATAATAACCGCCCTCAACGGGTTGCCGGAATTCAAGATCCACTGTTCAGCCCTCGGGGCGGCGGGGCTTCAAAAGGCGATCATAGATTATTTCGAGAGGTATATACACAGCAAGAAAACATAGGAGGCTGGTATGAA includes:
- a CDS encoding iron-sulfur cluster assembly scaffold protein, with the protein product MHEYSDKVIQHFKNPKNVGTIEDANGIGEIGDPSCGDFLRVYVKVDNDVVTDVKYQIRGCPASIACASAMTELTIGKNLDDAMMLTEDDIITALNGLPEFKIHCSALGAAGLQKAIIDYFERYIHSKKT
- a CDS encoding DUF364 domain-containing protein; this encodes MEILEAIISRIDIDAPVKEVRKGVFWTAVVSRFCGLSSTMLKEYCTDEDIDESAPASLTENSALELAQFALSRDISRASLGLAAINSLIEIDGSRSVEVNAGELLLREGTGKNVSVIGHFPFTDALKKIVKNLWVIEKRQRSGDYPEDDAEKYLPQSDIVAISSTTLINHTLPGLLRSCPAKSIKMLLGPTTPMSTALFDYGIDIISGSKVTDEAGALKHISEGANFRQLKRTGTVKLITMMRTG